Proteins encoded by one window of Superficieibacter sp. HKU1:
- a CDS encoding SDR family oxidoreductase, which translates to MNQRIALVTGGSRGLGKNAALKLAERGIAIILTYQQNARAAQDVVHEIEQKGGTAVALALDVGSIASFSHFIAEVRQQLNDRWQRHNFDYLVNNAGIGLHVPFADTSEAQFDALMNIHFKGPFFLTQGLLPLLADGGRILNVSTGLARFTLPGHSAYAAMKGAMEVLTRYQAKELGARRITVNSIAPGATETDFSGGVVRDNAQLNEFVSAQTALGRAGLPDDIGNAIAMLLSDELGWMTAQRVEVSGGMLL; encoded by the coding sequence CAGAAAGGGGAATTGCGATTATCCTCACTTACCAACAAAATGCGCGCGCTGCGCAGGACGTCGTGCATGAAATTGAGCAAAAAGGGGGCACGGCAGTAGCGCTGGCGCTGGATGTCGGCAGTATAGCCTCCTTTAGCCATTTTATTGCGGAGGTCCGTCAACAGCTTAACGATCGCTGGCAGCGTCACAATTTTGATTATTTAGTAAACAATGCCGGAATTGGCTTACACGTGCCTTTTGCTGACACGTCAGAAGCGCAATTTGACGCATTGATGAATATCCATTTTAAAGGGCCGTTCTTTTTGACACAGGGCCTGTTACCCTTACTGGCGGACGGCGGGCGTATTTTGAACGTCTCAACCGGTCTGGCACGATTTACGTTGCCGGGACACAGCGCCTATGCTGCAATGAAGGGCGCCATGGAAGTGCTGACGCGCTACCAGGCTAAAGAGCTGGGCGCGCGCCGGATCACGGTGAACAGCATTGCTCCCGGTGCCACGGAAACCGATTTCAGCGGCGGTGTGGTGCGTGATAATGCACAGCTTAATGAGTTCGTCTCTGCACAAACCGCGCTGGGACGTGCGGGCTTACCGGATGATATCGGCAATGCTATTGCGATGCTTTTAAGCGACGAACTGGGCTGGATGACAGCACAGCGGGTGGAAGTTTCTGGTGGGATGTTGTTGTAA